The proteins below are encoded in one region of Cololabis saira isolate AMF1-May2022 chromosome 13, fColSai1.1, whole genome shotgun sequence:
- the commd2 gene encoding COMM domain-containing protein 2: protein MLLVLSEDHKEHLSFLPEVEPSVVGEFGRIALEFLRRGSSPKIYEGAARKLGVAVEMVQHGVEGLMFLMAESSKHMISEVDFMDSVLVLGFSEELNQILLQLYQQHHGQIRSILSQLVPSQPAYHNLEWRLDVQLASRSIRQQVVPMVTMRLLLTGSQEGVGRVLQTDPSTLLHLISTLEAALAAMKTSHARRILRNIK, encoded by the exons ATGCTGCTGGTTCTGTCCGAAGACCACAAGGAACACCTGTCGTTCCTGCCCGAGGTGGAGCCCTCCG TGGTTGGGGAGTTTGGCCGCATCGCGCTGGAGTTCCTGCGGCGAGGAAGCAGCCCAAAGATCTACGAGGGAGCCGCCA GGAAGCTGGGGGTTGCCGTGGAGATGGTCCAGCATGGAGTGGAAGGTCTGATGTTCCTGATGGCGGAGAGCTCCAAACACATG atcTCCGAGGTGGACTTCATGGACTCGGTGCTGGTGCTAGGCTTCAGCGAGGAGCTCAACCAGATCCTGCTGCAG CTCTACCAGCAGCACCACGGCCAGATCCGCAGCATCCTGAGCCAGCTGGTCCCCAGTCAGCCCGCCTACCACAACCTGGAGTGGAGGCTGGACGTGCAG CTGGCGAGCCGTTCCATCCGTCAGCAGGTTGTTCCCATGGTAACCATGCGCCTGCTCCTGACGGGCAGCCAGGAGGGCGTGGGCCGGGTCCTGCAGACGGACCCCAGCACCCTCCTGCACCTCATCTCCACTCTAGAAGCTGCTCTGGCTGCCATGAAGACGAGTCACGCTCGGCGCATCCTGCGCAACATCAAATAA
- the LOC133457994 gene encoding neurofilament heavy polypeptide-like, with the protein MSYTVDHHFTGPSSYRKTRPASVSSSGFHSQRRRLAYSQPSVSIDSLDAFNGNMTRRSEKEVLQALNDRFAGYIDKVRNLEMHNRNLEAEAAALQQSQAGRTAVGEHYERELSDLRGVLQQLTGDKARTLVEHEHLEEDIQHLRGRLEDETRNREELEAAARAMKKYMEDSQLARLELDKKFRALEEESDFLKRNHEEEVAELMAQIQGAQVNFDMRDMVKADVTGALREIRSQLDSHATKNTTHAEEWFHVRMERLSETAKTNQDAIRGSQEEIAEHRRQLQSRTIELETLRGTKDSLERQRMESEDRHQDDLNSLQETINQLDNELKSTKWEMASQLRDYQELLNMKMALDIEIAAYRKLLEGEENRFLSGGPPLSFLQSRISGHVKVKAEEISDTVIVEEQTDETQVTELTEEADEEEEEENKEEEEEEAEETKEEEEQGEEEEDKEEGEDKEEEEVEEEKDEEEEEEEAKEEEAKEEEAKEEEQEEKGEEGEDEENDSSTPPKPPQPKSPAVKSPESKSPQKSPESKSPADKSPMPKSPAKSPTGDESKSPPTKSPESKAPPKSPEPKSPEKETKPIPPKDTVKEEKKEEKPQPVKEEKEKEQPAEKKQEPKEKEPEKADKPDTKEDSKVDEKSEKEDVLKPATPSKPSEDKPAPKSEPKESAPPAKEEKTPAPKQEKAEPEAKAASKSEPESKTEEKKPEEKPVPKVEPEKTESKQEEKKPEEKPASKVEPEKTESKKEEKKPEEKPVPKAEPEKTDSKKEEKTEDKKETSKDESKEVKEEKVEKSSDAESKESKDEKPKK; encoded by the coding sequence ATGAGTTACACCGTTGACCACCACTTCACGGGCCCGAGCTCGTACCGCAAGACTCGGCCCGCATCCGTCTCCTCCAGCGGCTTCCACTCCCAGCGCCGCCGCCTCGCCTACAGCCAGCCCTCTGTCTCCATCGACAGCCTGGACGCTTTCAACGGCAACATGACGCGGAGGAGCGAGAAAGAAGTCCTGCAGGCTCTGAACGACCGCTTCGCCGGTTACATCGACAAGGTGCGCAACCTGGAGATGCACAACCGCAACCTGGAGGCGGAGGCTGCGGCGCTGCAGCAGAGCCAGGCCGGCCGCACGGCCGTCGGAGAGCACTATGAGCGTGAGTTGAGCGACCTGAGGGGcgtcctgcagcagctgacGGGGGACAAAGCCCGTACGCTCGTCGAGCACGAACACCTGGAAGAAGACATCCAGCACTTGCGCGGCAGGCTGGAGGATGAGACGAGAAACCGGGAAGAGTtggaggctgccgctcgggccaTGAAAAAGTACATGGAGGACAGCCAGCTGGCGCGTCTCGAGCTGGACAAGAAGTTCCGTGCCCTGGAGGAGGAATCCGATTTTCTCAAGAGAAACCACGAGGAAGAGGTGGCAGAGCTCATGGCGCAGATCCAGGGCGCACAGGTGAATTTCGACATGAGAGACATGGTCAAAGCCGATGTCACCGGCGCACTGCGAGAGATTCGCTCGCAGCTGGACAGTCACGCCACAAAGAACACGACCCACGCAGAGGAATGGTTCCATGTGCGTATGGAGCGTCTATCCGAAACTGCTAAGACGAACCAGGATGCAATCCGTGGGAGCCAGGAGGAGATTGCAGAACACCGGCGTCAGCTCCAGAGCCGCACCATTGAGCTGGAGACTCTTCGAGGAACCAAGGACTCACTAGAGAGGCAGCGAATGGAGAGTGAAGATAGGCACCAGGATGACCTTAACTCACTACAGGAAACCATCAACCAGCTTGACAATGAGCTGAAATCCACCAAATGGGAGATGGCCAGCCAACTGAGAGACTATCAGGAGCTGCTGAATATGAAGATGGCCCTGGATATTGAGATTGCTGCTTACAGAAAGTTACTGGAGGGAGAGGAAAATCGCTTTTTGTCAGGTGGCCCCCCATTATCCTTCCTGCAGAGCAGAATCTCCGGACATGTCAAAGTCAAAGCCGAAGAAATCTCTGATACAGTAATCGTGGAGGAACAGACCGATGAGACACAAGTGACAGAGCTGACAGAGGAAgcagatgaggaggaagaggaagaaaacaaagaagaggaagaagaggaagctgAGGAAaccaaagaggaggaggaacaaggtgaggaagaagaagacaaggaggaaggagaagacaaggaggaagaagaggtagaggaagagaaggatgaagaagaagaagaagaagaggctaAGGAGGAAGAGGCTAAGGAGGAAGAGGCTAaggaggaagagcaggaggagaaAGGAGAAGAGGGAGAAGATGAAGAAAATGATTCATCCACTCCTCCAAAACCCCCTCAGCCCAAATCTCCTGCTGTCAAATCACCAGAATCTAAATCGCCACAAAAATCTCCAGAATCCAAATCACCAGCAGACAAATCCCCAATGCCTAAATCACCTGCTAAATCTCCCACAGGAGATGAGTCAAAGTCCCCACCTACTAAATCACCTGAATCTAAAGCTCCTCCCAAGAGCCCTGAGCCAAAGTCTCCAGAAAAAGAAACCAAGCCCATTCCTCCCAAAGACACcgtaaaagaggagaaaaaagaggagaagccACAGCCCGTcaaggaagaaaaggagaaagagcAGCCTGCAGAGAAGAAGCAGGAACCCAAGGAGAAAGAGCCGGAGAAGGCAGACAAACCCGACACAAAGGAAGATAGTAAAGTAGATGAAAAATCAGAAAAGGAGGACGTTTTGAAACCTGCCACTCCTAGCAAGCCCTCTGAGGACAAACCCGCCCCGAAGTCTGAGCCTAAAGAGAGTGCCCCCCCTGCTAAGGAGGAGAAGACTCCTGCTCCTAAACAAGAGAAGGCTGAACCTGAAGCAAAGGCAGCATCTAAATCCGAACCCGAGAGCAAGACTGAGGAGAAGAAGCCCGAGGAGAAACCTGTCCCTAAAGTAGAGCCGGAGAAGACAGAGAGTAAGCAAGAAGAGAAGAAGCCAGAAGAAAAACCTGCATCTAAAGTAGAGCCAGAGAAGACAGAGAGCaagaaagaggagaagaaacCAGAGGAAAAGCCTGTGCCCAAAGCAGAACCCGAGAAGACTGACagcaagaaagaagaaaagacagaGGACAAAAAGGAAACAAGTAAAGATGAAAGTAAAGAGGTGAAGgaggaaaaagttgagaaaTCCTCTGACGCTGAGTCAAAGGAGAGCAAGGATGAGAAGCCCAAAAAGTAA